The following coding sequences are from one Syntrophus gentianae window:
- a CDS encoding EF-hand domain-containing protein, translated as MVSGISSSSNSISEMWQQMFSKIDTDSDGSINNSEVSAIFDENSSDLASDLFSSLDTDQDSLISSMEFNSGLAQLNQERKQGMGGMEGTPSMGAASAPPPPDQVFETADADEDGVVTEDELASVIGSDGTDIESLFEQIDTDGDGSITQSEDEAFRAQMMETTGQSDASSGSGSAGFSGMAAAPPPPPPDQVFDTADADEDGVVTEDELASVIGSDGTDVESLFEQIDTDGDGSITRTEDETFREQMAEMAGQGDTSSSSEASSTSNDIADWTSRLVSSLLQSLNAYSYSSGSSTSTDLVA; from the coding sequence ATGGTCAGTGGAATCAGCAGTTCCAGCAACTCTATCAGTGAGATGTGGCAACAGATGTTCAGCAAGATCGATACCGACAGCGACGGGTCGATCAACAACTCCGAGGTCAGTGCGATTTTCGACGAGAATTCTTCGGATCTCGCCAGCGACCTCTTCTCGTCACTGGACACCGATCAGGACAGCCTGATCAGCTCGATGGAATTCAATTCGGGTTTGGCCCAGCTGAATCAGGAGAGAAAGCAGGGGATGGGTGGTATGGAAGGAACCCCAAGCATGGGGGCGGCTTCAGCGCCCCCGCCACCGGATCAGGTCTTTGAAACGGCCGATGCCGATGAAGACGGAGTGGTCACCGAGGATGAACTGGCAAGCGTTATCGGATCCGATGGGACGGACATCGAATCGCTCTTCGAGCAAATAGACACCGATGGAGACGGATCGATCACCCAGTCTGAAGACGAGGCCTTCCGGGCGCAGATGATGGAAACGACTGGACAAAGCGACGCTTCCTCCGGAAGCGGCTCAGCAGGGTTTTCCGGAATGGCGGCAGCTCCACCGCCCCCGCCACCGGATCAGGTCTTTGATACAGCCGATGCCGATGAAGACGGAGTGGTCACCGAGGACGAACTGGCAAGCGTTATCGGATCCGATGGAACGGATGTCGAATCGCTCTTCGAACAAATAGACACCGATGGCGACGGATCGATCACCCGGACGGAAGATGAAACATTCCGGGAACAAATGGCAGAGATGGCCGGACAGGGGGATACTTCTTCTTCCTCCGAAGCAAGCTCGACGAGTAACGATATAGCGGACTGGACAAGTCGGCTGGTCTCCAGCCTGCTGCAGAGTCTCAACGCATACAGCTATTCTTCCGGCTCCTCAACCTCGACAGACCTGGTTGCTTAA